CCGGCTCGGACGCCCCGCCAGCACCGAGTCGGACAGGGCCTGCTGCATCCGGGGCAGGTGACCGTCGAGGGTGCGAGCGAGCGCGATGACCTCGAGGGTCTGCCGGACCTGCCGGGACGCCTCGAGCTGACGCTCGAACATGGCATAGGTCAGGCTCCCCAGCACCGCCACCGGGACCAGGATGATGGCCGTGACGGCGAGGATCTTGAGCCGGATGCTCGGCAGCCGCAGGAGTCGGCCCGGGCCGATCCCCGTCGCCGCCCGTCGTCCTCGGTCGTCGGCGGGCCTCACCTTCACGTTCGGCTGAACCCCCGCCGCTCCATCCGGCCCCAGCCGAGGTCACCGCGCCAGTAATCCCAGAACGCGCGGGCCCGCCACCACGCCGTCGCCTGGCGGTAGCCGAAGTTCTCCAGCACCCCCATGAGGACGAGCAGGGCCAGGTCGCGGATCCGCGGGTAGCGCCGGAACGCCATGTCCTCGAGCAGCACCGCGCTGACGGAGAGCAGGATGCCGTAGAGGATGGCCACGGTCAAGAAGACGAGCATGAAGGCGGTGTCCAGGATGCCGAGAGCATAACAGAGCGGGACGATCAGGTAGCCCGACAGCTCGACCAGCGGGCCCAGCATCTCGAACACGATGAAGGTCGGCATGGCCACCACCCCGATCGTGCCGTACCGCGGCCGGGCGAACATCCGGCGATGGCGCCAGAGGGTGTCGATGAGTCCCCGGTGCCACCGGTTCCGCTGGCGGCGCAGGACACGCAGGGTCTCGGGCGACTCGGTCCAGCAGACGGGGTCCGGAACGAAGCGCACGCGGTACGGCGCGCCCTCTTCCCGGAGCCGGCGGTGCATCCGGACGACCAGCTCCATGTCCTCACCCACCGTGTCGTGGGCGTAGCCACCGGCCAGCATGGCCGCGCGCTTGTCGAAGAGCCCGAAGGCGCCCGAGATGATCAAGAGGCCGTTGACCGCGCTCCAGCCCATGCGGCCGAAGAGGAAGCCCCGGAGGTACTCGACGATCTGGACCAGGGGGAGGAAGCGGCGCGGCAGGCGGACGCCCACCACGCGGCCCGCGTGGATCTCGCAGCCGTTGGCGATCCGGATGATGCCCCCGGTCGCCACCGTCACCCCGGGGTCCTCGACGAACGGACGGACGACGCGGAGCAGCGCGTCGTCCTCGAGGACGGAGTCGGCGTCGATGGCGCAGAAGAGTGGGTAGAGGGAAAGGTTCAAGCCGGCGTTCAGAGCGTCGGCCTTCCCGCCGTTCTCCTTGTCGATCACGACGAGGCTCGGGTACTCGGGCGCCTCGTAGACGCCCCGGATCGGCCGGCACGGCACCGCGTACTCGAAGCTTCGGGGGACGAGACGGAGGCCGAATCGCTCGATCAGCATCTCGAGGGTTCGGTCCCGCGACCCGTCGTTGACCACGATGACCTCGAACTCGGGGTAATTCAGCATCAGGAGCGAGCGGACACTCTCCGCGATGTTGGCCTCCTCGTTGTAGGCCGGGGCGATCACGGAGATCGGCGGCGTGAGGGGCGATCGCATGAGCCGCCGCACGTCCCGCCACTGGGCGGCGCGCAGCGCGCGGCGCGTCTCCCGGAAGCCGAGCAGCATCAGGCAGAGGTACTGGGTATTGATGGCCAGGAAGTACAGGAGGACGAGGTGGTTGTAGGCCAGCGCGATCTGGCCGCCGAGCTCGCCCCAGCTCGAGCCGCTCACGTTGAGGCCCGCCGACGACCGAGGACGACCCGGCGCGACGGGTATCGGCCCGGGCCGGCTCTCATGGGAGGGCCGGGATGACGCTGCGTTCCAGGATATAGCGGGCCATGTCCCGCACCCGCGGCTGGACGTCCCCCCGGGCGTCCTCGAGCGCGGTCTTGCCGTCCGCCCCGAGCTCGGCCAGGGCCACCGCGGCGTGGTAGCGCACCCACCAGTGCCGGTCGTCGAGGAGCGCGCGGAGGCCGGGGACGGAGGCCGGGCTGCCGAGCAAGCCGAGACCCCGCGCCGCGTGGCAGCGGACCTCCCACTGCGGATCCTCGAGCAGGGCGTGGAACGGCGCCAGGAAGCGAGGGTCCCCGATCGCCGCGGCCGCCTTGACGGCCTTCACGCGCATCTCAGGGTCGGGGTCCCGGCAGAGCTCGAGGAGGATCCGGACGGCCTCGGGGGCCCGGTGCCAGCCGAGGAGCTCGACGCCCGCCAGGCGCCCGCGCCGGCTCCCCGTCTGACGGAGATAGGTCCGAATCTCCCGCGCGACCTTGCGGCCCTTCTCGGCCAGGATGTCCTGCGCCTGCCGGGCGACCGCCGGGCTCGGGTCGCCCAGCATCGGCACCAGGGCGGCGAGCGCCTCGCGTGTCCCCAGGTCGCCGATGGCCCGCACCGCCGCCATCCTCACGTCCATGGCCGCATCGGCGAGCGCCGGGACCAGGGCCCGCAGCGTCCCCGGGATCCGCAGCGTGCCGAGGTTCGCGGCGGCCGCGGCCCGCCGGCTCCGGCGGATACTCCGGAGCCCGGCCAGCTCGGTGTCGAGCAGCCCGAGATCCCGATAGAGACGGGCGATCCGCGCGGCCTCCTCGCCCCGCAGGTCGGCGGCCAGGCGCAGCAACACCTCGCGGATGACCAAGGGATCCAGGCGCCGGAAAGCGAGGCGGAGCTCGAGGGTTGCCGCGGGATCGTCGAGCGCCCGGTGGAGCAAGGGAGTCAGGACCAGCTCCCGCCGCCGCGTGTAGGCGGCCAGGAGGTTGGCAATCTCGCGCTGAGCGACGAGGAGGAGGAACAGCAGGAGCACGCCGAGCCCGAGGGCGAGGACGAACCCCACGGCGACCCCGTAGGCGATTCCGAACCGCATGGTCAGAACTCGACGAAGAGCGTCGTCCCGATGCCGTGTTTCGTGTACGAGCCACGCCGGTCCTCGTACGCGTAGTCGAACCGTATTCCGCTCCAGTCGGTGATGCGCCAGATCACGCCGGCCGACACGGTCACCACGTTCACCGCCTGGACGACCTGGATGACGGTGCCGGCCAGGAAGGTTTCCCGCCCATACGCCCCGCCGACGTACACGCTCACGGGCCCCTCGGGGATGAACGTCACCTGCGCGGAGCCGGCGCTCCCGTCGCCGGCGTTGGAGGAGTGGGCATAGTAGTAACGCGCGCGAACGCTCAGGTAGGGCGCCCAGACGAGCTCCACGCCGGGTGTCACGATGTCGGCTCGGACGCCCCCGGGATAGTTCGAGTGGCGGTAGGCGAGGAGCGGCGTGGCCCAGGTGGTCAGCCGGTAGCCCACTTCGGCCTCGTATACCTGGCGGGCGACGACCTCGGCGTCGATCCCGTACGTGAAGGCGCCCGAGAGCGTCACGTCGCCCGGAAGGTTCTGGGCGCCGCCCAGGGAGATCTGGGTGTCGTCGAAATCGAACCGGCGATACTGATCGAGGCCCACGAACAGCCGCGTCGTCTTCGCGACCTGGACGGTGAGGCGCGCCGTGCCCTGATGCCAGTCGCTGAGCCCACCGCTGAGCGTCTCCCAGCGGTAGCCGAGGTCCAGCCGGAACCGGCGGGGGGGCGGGATCGCCGCGATCCGGCGCAGACCTTCGATGGCGTCCAGGTTGCCCGGGTCGAGCTGCAGCACCGCCGCGTAGATCGTCCTGGCTCCCTCGAGATCGTCCTGCCAGAGCCGGAGCTTGGCGAGTCCGAGGAGCGGCGCCGGGTCCTGGGGCGCCACGGCCCGAGCTTCCGCGTACGCGCGGGCGGCGTCCGCGTAGCGCTCCTGCCAGCTCAGGATGTCCCCCAGCGCGAGGAGGGCCTCGGCCGCCCGCGGATCATCGGTCAGGGCCCGGCGAAGCTCCGCCTCCGCCTCGGCGTAGCGCCTGGCGTAGCCGAGCACGCGGCCCCGCCCGATCCGGGCCTCGACGTCCCGCGGCGTGATCGCGAGGACCCGGTCGAAGTCGGCCAGCGCCTCCGGGTGACGTCCGAGCCAGCCCAGGACGCGGCCCCGCTCCTTGCGGGCCTCAAGGTCATCCGGGGTTCCCTCGAGGAGGCTCGTGTAGGCGGCGAGCGCGCCCTCCAGGTTGCCGGCCCGCACGAAGGCCCGCGCCTCCGCCAGCTGGTCCGAGCCCGATGCCTGGGCCCGGGCGATGGCGGCCGGTGTCGCCAGGGCCAGGAGCGCGACCGCGGTGGTCAGGACGCGGCGGACTCCCGTTCGGCGGGAGCCGGGTCCCCTCACTGGGCACGCTCCAGGACGACCGGACGGAGCTCCCGCTGCCGTGCCGGCGCCAGGCAGACCCACGTCGCCACCTCGGCGGGCGCCTCCGCCGCGACGCCCGCGACCAGCGCGCCGGCGAGCGCGGCGACCGCTCTTCGGCGCAGCTCCGTGCTCCGCATCGTCGTGATTGTAATACAGTCGGTTCGCGATTCCGCTTGACAGCCTTTCGCGCGCTGCTACACTGACTGGAACACGGTTTGTCGATGGTTCAGCAATCGCCCGGCTCGGGAGGGGGAGGCCAGGAGATGCAGCAGGGTCCCCCGACCGATCGTCCTCACGCCTCAGGTCATTCTCCGAGCTCTTCCGCCCTCTGGGGGGTGATCCTCGCCGGCGGGGAGGGGATACGGCTTCAGCCGCTCACCCGGTGGATCACCGGAGACAGCCGGCCCAAGCAGTTCTGCAACCTCACGGGACACGGCACGCTGCTGCAGGACACGGTCCGGCGGGTGGCACGCCTCATCCCGCCCGAGCGCCAGCTGCTGAGCTTGACCCGGGGACACGCGCGATTTTTCGAGCCGCTGATCGGCGAGTGCGGGCGGGTCCAGCCGGTGGTGCAGCCCGAGGGCCGAGGCACGGCGCTCGGGGTGCTCTACCCCGCCCTCCACGTGGCGACCGAGGACCCGGGCGCCACCATAGCCGTGTTCCCCTCGGACCACTTCGTGACCCCGGCTGATCGCTTCATGGAGGCCGTCGCGGCCGCCGCGGCCGCGGTGGAGCAGCATCCCGAGACGATCGTCCTCCTGGGCATCCTTCCATCCTACCCGGAGACCGAGTACGGCTGGATCGAGCCCGGCGACGCGCTCGATCGGCGTGGCGCCGGCCTCGTGCGCCGCGTCCGCCGCTTCGTCGAGAAGCCCACCGCGCTGTGGGCCCGCTCCATGCTCCGCGCCGGCTGGCTCTGGAACACCCTCGTTCTGGTCGCCAAGGTGGCCCACCTCTTCCAGCTGGCCACCCGGCAAATGCCGGACACCGTCCGCCCGCTGCTCCTGGCGTGCGACGCCATCGGCACGCCCGCCGAGGAGACCCGGGTCACCCGGGCCTACGCCGAGGCGGCTCCCGCCAACCTCTCGCGCGACTTTCTCGAGCACTCCCGGGAAGCTCTCGGCGTCCTCGAGGTCCGGGGGGTGACGTGGAGCGACTGGGGCACCCCCCGCCGTGTCGTCTCGACACTCACCCGCCTGGACGAGCACCCGACCTGGCTGACCGACGGCCTTCGCAGGGAGCTCGCGCGCGTCGCCAGCGGTCCCGCCGTCCCGTCCCGGCGGGCTCGATCCGAGGGGTCGGACATCCGGCCCGTCGGCGCCGCCTGAGCGCCGTTCCGTCTCGGCCCGACCACGCCGTGACGCGGATCGTGACGGCGCTTCCTTCCCGCGTCGGCCGATCCGAACTTGGTATCGGCTTTGCTCTGCCCGGGAGCCAGCGGGGTGGCCACGCCGATGCCGGCTTCGGCGGCGCGGGCCTCGATCGACCCGGCCCGGCTCCCTGAGATCGCGGCGCCCGGCGCCCCTCCTCCACGTTTCCTTCTCCCCCTGCCTCAGCGGCTTCGGGTTGGGATTTTCCCCGGGGGCGCCGTTTCACGCCCGAGGGCGGCTCGCCGCCTGAGCGGCAGTGGGAGGCTCCGCCGGCAGGAATTGCGCGTCTGGCGCCGCTGGCTTGTATTTCTGGCAAGGCTCGACGGGCCATCATGAAATTCCGGGCGCGCACTCAGTGCCGTTGCAGACTTTGCCGTGCCGCATTGACTCGCGTGCTGACACTGTGACGGAATTTCTACGCCGCTTCCGGCGAGGGCCTGACACTCTTGCGCGGTCCGATGGGCGGCATCGGCTTTGCTACCGAGAGTTGTTGCAATGTTTCAAATGCGATCCCGATGGATAGAAAGGATTGCACGCCCACGATGGACCTGTGGGCCCTCGGTGGTGCGAAGAGAAG
This region of Candidatus Methylomirabilota bacterium genomic DNA includes:
- a CDS encoding glycosyltransferase; this encodes MSGSSWGELGGQIALAYNHLVLLYFLAINTQYLCLMLLGFRETRRALRAAQWRDVRRLMRSPLTPPISVIAPAYNEEANIAESVRSLLMLNYPEFEVIVVNDGSRDRTLEMLIERFGLRLVPRSFEYAVPCRPIRGVYEAPEYPSLVVIDKENGGKADALNAGLNLSLYPLFCAIDADSVLEDDALLRVVRPFVEDPGVTVATGGIIRIANGCEIHAGRVVGVRLPRRFLPLVQIVEYLRGFLFGRMGWSAVNGLLIISGAFGLFDKRAAMLAGGYAHDTVGEDMELVVRMHRRLREEGAPYRVRFVPDPVCWTESPETLRVLRRQRNRWHRGLIDTLWRHRRMFARPRYGTIGVVAMPTFIVFEMLGPLVELSGYLIVPLCYALGILDTAFMLVFLTVAILYGILLSVSAVLLEDMAFRRYPRIRDLALLVLMGVLENFGYRQATAWWRARAFWDYWRGDLGWGRMERRGFSRT
- a CDS encoding HEAT repeat domain-containing protein, with amino-acid sequence MRFGIAYGVAVGFVLALGLGVLLLFLLLVAQREIANLLAAYTRRRELVLTPLLHRALDDPAATLELRLAFRRLDPLVIREVLLRLAADLRGEEAARIARLYRDLGLLDTELAGLRSIRRSRRAAAAANLGTLRIPGTLRALVPALADAAMDVRMAAVRAIGDLGTREALAALVPMLGDPSPAVARQAQDILAEKGRKVAREIRTYLRQTGSRRGRLAGVELLGWHRAPEAVRILLELCRDPDPEMRVKAVKAAAAIGDPRFLAPFHALLEDPQWEVRCHAARGLGLLGSPASVPGLRALLDDRHWWVRYHAAVALAELGADGKTALEDARGDVQPRVRDMARYILERSVIPALP
- a CDS encoding YaiO family outer membrane beta-barrel protein — translated: MRGPGSRRTGVRRVLTTAVALLALATPAAIARAQASGSDQLAEARAFVRAGNLEGALAAYTSLLEGTPDDLEARKERGRVLGWLGRHPEALADFDRVLAITPRDVEARIGRGRVLGYARRYAEAEAELRRALTDDPRAAEALLALGDILSWQERYADAARAYAEARAVAPQDPAPLLGLAKLRLWQDDLEGARTIYAAVLQLDPGNLDAIEGLRRIAAIPPPRRFRLDLGYRWETLSGGLSDWHQGTARLTVQVAKTTRLFVGLDQYRRFDFDDTQISLGGAQNLPGDVTLSGAFTYGIDAEVVARQVYEAEVGYRLTTWATPLLAYRHSNYPGGVRADIVTPGVELVWAPYLSVRARYYYAHSSNAGDGSAGSAQVTFIPEGPVSVYVGGAYGRETFLAGTVIQVVQAVNVVTVSAGVIWRITDWSGIRFDYAYEDRRGSYTKHGIGTTLFVEF
- a CDS encoding sugar phosphate nucleotidyltransferase, with translation MILAGGEGIRLQPLTRWITGDSRPKQFCNLTGHGTLLQDTVRRVARLIPPERQLLSLTRGHARFFEPLIGECGRVQPVVQPEGRGTALGVLYPALHVATEDPGATIAVFPSDHFVTPADRFMEAVAAAAAAVEQHPETIVLLGILPSYPETEYGWIEPGDALDRRGAGLVRRVRRFVEKPTALWARSMLRAGWLWNTLVLVAKVAHLFQLATRQMPDTVRPLLLACDAIGTPAEETRVTRAYAEAAPANLSRDFLEHSREALGVLEVRGVTWSDWGTPRRVVSTLTRLDEHPTWLTDGLRRELARVASGPAVPSRRARSEGSDIRPVGAA